In the Salvia miltiorrhiza cultivar Shanhuang (shh) chromosome 8, IMPLAD_Smil_shh, whole genome shotgun sequence genome, TGATGATTGTCATGCGATGATCAAGCTCGTTTCGAAGGTCAGTGGCCGGAAGATTGTGATGAGAGATCGGAATAGGTTTCATCATTTCGAAAATGGGAGGTGTTCTTGTGGAGATTATTGGTAGAAGAAGGTTGATACTTGAGCTCCTAGATGCATTCTTGAACTTGTGAGTTTGTGTTGAAGCTTTAGTTGAATACTAGGCGGATGTGTGTCAAAGGGCCCCGGCCCGGGTCGGTCCAATACTCCGATGGTCCGAGGAACGGGCCAGCCGGCCCAAATTTTAGTGCCCCTAGAGAGTTTTTTCGGGCTGGGCTGACCGGTAGAATTGCGGTCCAAAAAAAGCTCGAATTGGCTTGAGCGGTCTGGTTTCCCCTTGGCCTAGTGGGCTTAGGCCCGGTCCGACCCATTTGACAGTGTACTCGATGAGATACAAGTGTTTATTACTCGATCTCAATTGATTAGTTTTTTTTACACGATTATTTAAAAggataagattgtagtgtaaaagtgttgaatcatatttaatataatataaagtaTATTAGTATAAAGTgactataaaaaaaatcaaatcaaatgagATACACACCAAGTTGAAAGTATTTGTTTGCACGAACAAGAGTATAGTATATATTAGTGTGTGAAATATGAAAATTTGTTGGATATTGTGCTTGGTGTATCATTAtgtcaattttaatttgaatcgAAATATTAAAAACCATATAAAGTTGCAATAATTATTAAGTTCTCACACTTTTTAACTTCTTCTAATCATCATAATCAAATTACAATAATTGCTCATTTCGCActctttttaatttcttttaaagttCATGCGGGAAAAAAAATGACACTTTCAATGCCaatctatctatataatatataaagaaGCAGTTTAACGTCGTCTTATTTACCGTCATTTTTGTAATAGAGTTTTCTTAATATTTAACGGAAGTTTGAcagtttatttaaaaattttgttttttttttcaacttcattatCCTATTTTTTCGCTCACATGGATAATACAATTTTTATCCTTTTCTTTCCATCACtgcctaatttttattattctctCTCTATTATCCGTGGCTAACAAACAAGCCCACGATCCTCCACCAGATCTTCcaacattttctttttcatttaagaatgaggtttgtttttttttttcttttaagatAATTTCTAAAACGTTGTAAAGGGGAAAAAAAGAGAAACGTTTGTCATGATCTCTGAAATTCATAGAATGAGAATGGAGAAAAGAAATCAATTCACACCCGGAAATATCAtgaacataaaagaaatctcctcggaaataatgaaaatagagtttttgattgtttttatattatattgattcgttttagaactctttaatacaataaagaaacaaaatatttgaattaattaacatttaatgaataattttcAATTGCTCAATATACTATGATTAcactttatataaagttgaaaatttatctttttaaattttggatttttattcagtaattgatttgaattattttatttcatttttaaaatatatttgcatttgtttgtattttaattttttttaatatttatatttatttatttaaaaatatctcttaatttcgatgttcgtcgtgcatcggaCGAGTGGGTGTACTAGTAACTCTTCACAATATACTATTTCCTTTTTtgcttaaaaaaaagaaaaaaggaaaaaaaaaactctttacaatatattttctcacttattcaattatatttgaATATTTCGGGCGTcccactcttttttttttttggaggtaCTCCCCCTCTTTTTTAATGGTCACATAAATTGAATAAACACCATAATTTACTATAGATAATACTGCAATTTTTGCACAATAATAttactttatttatttctacCAATTCTACTCGGAGGTGTAGTCGTCGTTGTCAACATCATCCTCTATCAGTAAGCGCACCCATCTCTGTTTCTTCttccattttattaatttatgctGATATTCTTGATTTTCTTTAAATAATTCGACTTTCATATGCTATTGGTGTGCAGCAAGAAATTCATAGTCCTATTTGAGAAAAAAGTGTTTGGAACCCTTGTTGTATCAGTGGATTGCAACATTCGTTCATGAATTTCGTATTTGTTGAagagattaaaatccatttgcTGTTGTGGGTTTGAGCTATTTCATGTTTTCTTCAATTGGGGTTTTTGTGttaaatgtgtgtgtgtttggggcaaatttatttatgttagcAAGCAGAAGAAAATTTGTATGCTGCAACAATGAAAATTTTCCCCATTTTGTTTGGGAGAAATTATGATGATAAACCATGGTTAAAACTTAAAAGTGTACTTGTTGATATTTGGGGTATTTGGGCCTAAATACACTGGAAATTTTGCctccaaatacacgaactttcaattGTTTCGATGTTTTACGCATTTGTCATTTTTTGGAGAATTAATGCTATCGTGTCTGGCTGAAGTGGCGTAGAAATCCAACTACATTGTTTAGCACATCGATTGTTTAAGACATATAGATATTTTAGGCGTCCAAATTTAGCATTAATTTGGAGGTAGTTAACAACCGTGtgaaaaatcataacaattgAAAGTTAAGTGTATTTTGGAGGTAATTTTTTGTTCACGtgtaaaaccaaaatttgatgaaagttTGTGTGTTTTGGTGCAAATCAATTAACCATTGATATTTAGGTGAAATGTTATCTTGTTCTCAGCTTCCAAACATGCCTAATGTTCTCAAAAAGTTGAGTTACATCACAATTTAATCTTGATTTTTACTATTTGAAATAGTGAGTTTTGATCCAAATGAGGCTGCAAATTATAAACTGGATTATTCAGATGTGGATGATAAGCTGGTGGAAGTTGGGAGTGATATCTGTATGTCTGATGGGGGGGAGATGGTAAATTTTTACGACGAAAAGGACTTTTCGTCGCAAGAACTGTGTTTGAACGTGGAAGCACCGCGCGTTGGGATGGAGTTCGAATCAGAGGAGTCTGCCATGGCATATTATGATGCATATGCCAAGCGCGTAGGCTTCATCATCCGCATAGGCAACTGCCATCGCTCGAGCCTCAATGGCTCGGTTATTAGCCGGAGGTTTGTCTGCAACAAGGAGGGTTTTCGTGTGAAGAGTAGCAAGGTGAAGAGGGTTGAAGTTAGGAAGCCGAGGGCCGTCACAAGGGAAGGTTGTAAGGCGATGGTCATGATTAGGAAGGAGGATTCCGGGGCGTGGATTATTGCAAAGCTCGAAACGCAGCACAGTCACCCTTTGGGGGTGTCTCCGGGGAAGCCCCATCGTGGTCCTCTCCGAGTACAGTCACAGGTGAAAATTTTCACATCTTTCGCTTTTATATGAAATCTCTGCTTACATCTGCTTCATATTCTTGCATCAAATCTCTGTTTTAAAGTGAAATTGTATGCAAAAATAGCTAATTAATGTACGAACTTTCACTCGTTTTGCAGTTTTAACACGACTTTTGAAACATTGCAATACTGTCACCACCTCTTAGTTTGTTGCATAAGTTGACATATCGAGCATAATACTGAATGGCGTGATGCCGCATCAGCTTTCCCGTGAAACTCAAAAAACTCGAGGGCGTTGAtcttgcaacaaattgaaaggtggTGACATTGTTGCGATATTTCAAAAGTCGtgttaaaattgcaaatacGAGTGAAAGTTCGTGCATTAATTAGCAATCAACCTGCAAATGAAACAAGTCTTAGCTACTTTACTCTGTTGTGGCCTTTTATGTTTCTGAGGTTGAAGCAAAAACGCGTTGCGCCTTTTTCATGTAGGACGAGAAGGACAAGAGAATCCGCGAGCTATCCACTGAGCTTCACCGCACCAAACAGAAGCTGGCGGAATGCCAGAAACAGCTCAGTGCCATCTTGAGCGATGTAGAGCTCCACGTGGATCACCTCACCAGAAGCGTCCAACACCTTGTTCAAAACGTCAAAGAAATCGAGAGATGAGAAACGAGAAACGAGCAACGAACCTCCTTGGTTCGTTCAATTTGGTTTGTATATCTTTGAAGCTATGGTTCTTTTTCTTCCCTTCCCGGGCCAGTAGTAGCTAGCATGTACATATGCACGAGAGAACAGATCTACgagtttttataaaatgtagATTTTCTTCTCATGTTGAGCCACGTCTTCGAGTTACTTGCttctatatatatttcaatGCACATGGAAACACTATATATATGCATTATGCAGGCATTGGAGTGGCAATGAATCGAGGTGAGTTGGAATGTCTCTATTTTCAAACATGTGTAGTTATTATCCAATGTTCTCTAAATATCTCATTTAGAGGATGGTTACAGTCGTCTCATTTGTAGTGTTTACATGGataggtctctctctctctctccatcacACCTGTGTTCATGTTCACACATTTGTAGTTGGTGAGGCTTCTAACTATTGAAAATCTTTTACatggatctctctctctctctctctctctccatcacACTTGTTTTCATAATCACACATTTGTAGTTGGTGAGGCTTCTAACTAGTGAATATGATCTCTTACATGGATaggtctccctctctctctcacacgcgcacacacacacacttgttTTCATAATCACACATTTGTAGTTGGTGAGGCTTCTAACTAGTGAATATGATCTCTTACATAGctaggtctctctctctctctctctctctctctctctctctctctctctctcattcaatGTTTTATACTAGAACTAGCATAGCACACACAATTCATTAACTTCACTTCAATAAATTGTTAGGAATTGAATAATCGTTATAAATTGCACAATACTtagtaattaatataaaaaacgTTTGAAAAACCAATCTTTTCATGATTAATATAAAATCAAAGATAAACTTTTAACTAATGtagaaatgaaagaaaaaatcatataaacTTATGAGTGTTAGTGTAAAGATTGAGCAATACTCTTTTGCCCTTTatgtgttggatgaaatgcTTAGGATGGGTGTCGCTGTTGATGTTTACACGATGACTATTGCTCTCAACTGTTGTTGTCTCTTGAAAGATATAAACTCTGGTGTTGCTATAATGGGATTCTTTTTTAAGATTGGTTACGAACCGAATGTCGCGACTATTGCCACTCTCATTAAAGGGTTTTTTATAAATGATAAGGAGTCCGAAGCTGTGAAATTGTTTGAAAAGGTTCTGGATTTAAAACTTTGCGAGCCAGACGGTGTTATGATTCTGCACGTGATAAATGGACTGTGCAAAGCTCGACAGGTCATGGCAGCCCATGAATGGCTTCTTAGATTAAAAAGTAGTGGCTTCAGAGCCAATGTTTGGAGTTATAGTGCGTTAATTGACGGATTCTGCAAAGAAGGAAATATGGAAGAGGCCGTGAACGTGTTGAAAAGTATGACACGACAAAATATTTGTCCCGATGTCGTCACTTTCAAGTTTCAACATATTGATTGATGCATATAGTAAAGAAGGAAAGATGGAAGCAGCTGAGAAGATGTTGGAAATTATGACGCAACAAAATGTTTGTTGGAAGCGGCAAAGAAGATGTTTGAAACTATGACGCAACATAATATTTGTCCCGACTTGTATACTTATACTATATGATTGGATGAGCTGTCCAAGCGTGGGATGGTTGATGAAGTTCGGCATTTGCTGTCCGAGATGGTGGCGTCTCGCCTGATGTTGCCACATGCAACACATTGATAGATGGATATTGCTCACAGGCCGAGATGATTAGAGCCAGAGAGCTCTTCGATTCAATGGCAAAGACGGGGATCGAGCACAATGTAGTCACCTATAATATCATGATTAAGGGATACTGCAAGGCGGGAAACCTTGATGAAGCATGGTGTTTCTTTGATGAAATCTCACATGTAAGGACTCGAGCACTCCACCGTATCGTACAACACGATGATGCATGGGTTAATACGCCTAAGTAGTTTTTTAGACGGGTGGAAGCTTTTCGAGTATATGGAAGCTCAGAAGCTGCATCAGAACCTCCACACCTACACCATCTTGTTGGATGGCTTGTGTAGGATCCGTTGGATTAATGAGGCGTTTGTGTATTTTAGGGTTATGGAGGCTAAAGGGGTGAATCCTAATATTGTAATGTATGGTGTTATGATCAACGGCTTGTGCAAGGGCAGAAGACTTGATGATGCTATAAGGCTCTTCAACCATCTCCTTTCCAAGGGCTTAAATCCAGATGTGGTAGTCTACAGCATGATGCTTGATTCCCTCTACCGTGAAGGGCGTGAAGGGGAGGCGAAGAGGTTGATGGAGGAGATGGAGAGAAGAGGATGCGCGCCTAATGGCGTGACGTTCAACATTATTGTGTGGAATATGGTGAAGAGCAATAAGATGCATGAGGCGATTCCTTTCTTGGAGGAGATGTGCAGGACAGGATTCAAGGTTTCTTCGGAGATCATATCTGTTTTGCTTCAGGAACTAAGAATAGGAGAAGAAAAAGATGAGAAATTGCAAGAGATTATTAAGAAAGTTTGTGCTCAAAATTGACCAGTGAATGCTCTATATTGGAGTTTGTATACGTCATACGTGAGATCTAACTCCTCGAATATATTGGTGAACAACGAAAGGAGTACTGAAGATCGCCGACTTTGGGCTTGCTTATTTCACAAGGCTTCAGTGTCCGGAGCTGCTAACCAGCTGCGCCGTGACTCTTTGGTATCGGCGATCTGAGCTCCTCGGCTCCACAAGGCGAGGTGGATCTCTGGAGTGTGGGGAGGCCCATTCTCAAGTTTAGTTACATTGGGGACGACTGTATGACAGCAGTTGCGTTGTGCAAAAATAGGAAATTTGATGAGGCTGAGGATGTTTCATAACCAATTGTAAGAAtgaaagtttatttttatttttttgttattatattgAATACGTCCATCCTCAGCAGCTTCATTGTGGAATTTGTGATTAGGTGGAGCAATTGCAACGGATGAGTATTGGAGACGTTGGAGGACGTTGCGGCTGCCTCTGGAAACCGTATGACAGCACGCTTTGAAAGAGGTGGAGTTGGTCTCATTTAGTCCCTGCTGCCGCTTCTCTCGAGTCTGAGGTGAATTATCCGTAGAGAGGGGTCTCAATCTACTCTCTGCTTTTCTTTTGTCTCTAACATTTGGATATTTCAAGGGTTGTGCGATGTTGGTATATTGCAAATGCTTTTGTACGTTTACAAAAAAAGTTGCGGTGAAGGGCTAGTATTCTTGGAAATGTTTACGACTTGAATTGACATGCCAGACAATGCTCAACACCTTGGATGGCATGAGGGATGAGACGGGGGCGAGCTTAACTCCTTGGGCAGTCTGGACGAGGGTGTGGACTGCTGAGGAGAATATGCACGGATATCTGATCGGGTCGGGAATGGTAACTAACTTCGACTCTCGTTTGTCTAAATCTAAGACTATCTCACGGGTTAAGATTCAGATTGAAACACTATATTTGACTGTCGTGAGACTGCCTTACACAAGATTTTGAGCAACTTGCAACATTGGCATCTCGTTTCAATATAAACTTTTTCAGGACTTGAGGACAGAAAACAGCCCGTACCTCGGATTCATCTACACATCCTTCCAAGAAAGGGCTACATTTGTGTCCCACGGAAACACAGCCCGACAAGCCCGGGAGCACGGGAACATCAAGCTGGCTCAGATATGTGGAGATGATTTCTTTCTCAAATTGATGACGTACCTTGCTCCCGAGGATGTTGTATCATAGTCCATTTCTTCTTGATATACGAGGTTAGACAGCAATGTACCATTCGTCTGATGCATTGCCACTGCAGGGAGAGGATTCGTGCAGCCTTCTCGTAGCTGCAAACCTGAGTTTGATTCTTTATATGCTTGAAATGGTTTTTTTTAGTTGGTGAGGCGGTTGTGTTGTTCAGCCGTGATGAACGAGCTGTGCAGGAAGCGGAAGAGTCGAGCTGTTGGTGATCTTCTTTAATGGCTCGTGCAGTTTTTGGTTAGATGGAATGAGGTGAAATACTGTTTATCAGTTGAAATGGTAGATCACAATGTGCCTTTAGTTTTGATCACTTATAATATATTGGTAGATTTGTTGTGCAAAAATAGGAAATTTGATGAGGCTGAGGAAGTTTTTAAGCCTATTGTGAGaatgaaagtttttttttttctttcttttttcagaTATTGATTTAGCCTTTCATCTTTGTTGTAAATTTGGGGTCGGATATGTTGAGCTGCCGAACAAAACATGGCCCAGCCCGACCCGCAAACTATATTCTTATGGGCTTGACCTAGCGTATGACCCAAATTATATTGGGCCAAATTTTGGTATATACTTTGTTGAAAATAG is a window encoding:
- the LOC130998788 gene encoding protein FAR1-RELATED SEQUENCE 5-like, yielding MKIFPILFGRNYDDKPWLKLKSVLVDIWVSFDPNEAANYKLDYSDVDDKLVEVGSDICMSDGGEMVNFYDEKDFSSQELCLNVEAPRVGMEFESEESAMAYYDAYAKRVGFIIRIGNCHRSSLNGSVISRRFVCNKEGFRVKSSKVKRVEVRKPRAVTREGCKAMVMIRKEDSGAWIIAKLETQHSHPLGVSPGKPHRGPLRVQSQDEKDKRIRELSTELHRTKQKLAECQKQLSAILSDVELHVDHLTRSVQHLVQNVKEIER
- the LOC130998789 gene encoding stearoyl-[acyl-carrier-protein] 9-desaturase, chloroplastic-like, which codes for MLNTLDGMRDETGASLTPWAVWTRVWTAEENMHGYLIGSGMDLRTENSPYLGFIYTSFQERATFVSHGNTARQAREHGNIKLAQICGDDFFLKLMTYLAPEDVVS